A single window of Marispirochaeta aestuarii DNA harbors:
- a CDS encoding Crp/Fnr family transcriptional regulator translates to MEDNKLFEKYGLTVDSGKILFQEGDGGDKMYIIQEGNIRISKQIGGKEHILAVLGKGDFFGEMAIVNQVKRSATATAIGTVKLLAFNREGFLGMIEKNARIALNVIDKLCRRLQHTNNQIQHLVKRNTKGLIALNLYYAFAENGFEQARLEYHKLSREISLNLEIPQDAVLDFIENLASTRVVKTEDNLMFLLDRDKLHSLAESASGN, encoded by the coding sequence ATGGAAGATAATAAACTCTTTGAGAAATACGGTCTGACCGTTGATTCCGGAAAGATTCTTTTTCAGGAAGGAGACGGGGGAGACAAAATGTACATCATTCAGGAAGGAAATATCCGGATCAGCAAGCAGATCGGCGGTAAGGAGCATATCCTGGCGGTCCTCGGGAAGGGTGATTTCTTCGGGGAGATGGCGATTGTGAACCAGGTCAAGCGCAGCGCCACGGCGACTGCCATCGGGACTGTAAAACTTCTGGCATTCAACCGTGAAGGCTTCCTGGGAATGATCGAAAAGAATGCCAGGATTGCCCTGAATGTCATCGACAAGCTCTGCCGCAGGCTGCAGCATACCAATAACCAGATTCAGCACCTGGTCAAACGCAACACCAAGGGACTTATTGCCCTGAATCTCTACTATGCTTTCGCTGAAAACGGTTTTGAACAGGCCCGGCTGGAGTATCATAAGCTTTCCCGGGAAATCTCCCTTAATCTCGAGATTCCCCAGGACGCGGTCCTGGATTTTATTGAGAATCTCGCTTCCACCAGGGTGGTAAAGACCGAAGACAACCTCATGTTTCTGCTGGACCGGGATAAGCTTCATTCCCTGGCGGAGAGCGCCTCCGGTAACTGA
- the glmS gene encoding glutamine--fructose-6-phosphate transaminase (isomerizing), which translates to MCGIVGYTGRRVSSEVLLQGLRRLEYRGYDSAGIAIGNGDSLSVVKRPGKIKDLTEAVPDTLKGNYGIGHTRWATHGVVNEINAHPHTDVSGKIAICHNGIIENYMALKEMLISEGYSFVSETDSEVIAHLIAYNYQGDIAAAVQTSLPLLKGTYGIVCIHADEPGRIIGARNGSPLVIGVGEDEMFLASDTTAVLAYTKQAVYLEDGEIVLIDPEGFKIVDAANREIQKRIDTISWELDQIEKDGFQYYMEKEIREQPESILRAFQGRLNRDAGTAHLGGLNMGPQELINLERVSIIAAGTSYYAGLVGAYLLEGVARLPATADLSSEIRYRNPVVEKNSLHFAVSQSGETIDTLFALRELQRKGAKVLGICNVVGSTIARESDGGTYIHSGPEIAVASTKAFTSQITVFYLFTLLMARMRHMSWDQGLEFINALESVPDKVAKVLEGTEHIRSLAEKYSDAKNFLFLGRGINYPVALEGALKLKEISYIHAEGFSSAEIKHGPIALINEETPSVFIVPDDHLRDKVVSNMKEVKARDGKVIALAVEGDAEVAAIADDTIFVPKTHELFYPYVMVVPLQMFAYYMALKLGRDVDQPRNLAKSVTVE; encoded by the coding sequence ATGTGTGGAATAGTGGGTTATACAGGACGCCGGGTCTCCTCGGAAGTCCTTCTCCAGGGGCTGCGCCGCCTGGAATATAGAGGTTACGATTCCGCCGGAATCGCAATCGGCAACGGCGACAGCCTTTCGGTGGTAAAGCGTCCGGGCAAGATCAAGGATCTCACCGAAGCGGTTCCCGATACTCTGAAGGGAAATTACGGGATCGGGCATACCCGCTGGGCCACCCACGGGGTTGTCAATGAGATCAACGCCCATCCCCACACCGATGTCTCGGGAAAAATCGCCATATGTCATAACGGTATCATCGAGAACTACATGGCTCTCAAGGAGATGCTCATCTCTGAAGGCTACAGCTTCGTCTCCGAAACCGACTCCGAGGTTATTGCTCATTTAATCGCCTACAACTACCAGGGCGATATAGCGGCGGCTGTACAGACCTCTCTGCCGCTTCTGAAGGGTACCTACGGAATCGTCTGCATTCACGCTGATGAACCCGGACGGATTATCGGCGCCAGAAACGGCTCTCCCCTGGTTATCGGTGTGGGAGAGGACGAAATGTTTCTGGCCTCGGACACCACCGCGGTACTTGCCTACACAAAACAGGCGGTCTACCTGGAAGACGGCGAGATAGTTCTTATCGACCCTGAGGGATTCAAAATCGTCGATGCCGCCAATCGGGAAATCCAGAAGAGAATAGATACCATCTCCTGGGAGCTGGACCAGATAGAGAAGGACGGTTTTCAGTACTACATGGAGAAGGAGATCCGGGAACAGCCGGAATCGATCCTCCGTGCCTTTCAGGGGCGTTTGAACCGCGACGCCGGAACAGCCCATCTTGGGGGACTGAACATGGGTCCCCAGGAGCTGATAAACCTGGAACGGGTAAGTATCATAGCCGCGGGTACCTCCTACTATGCCGGTCTCGTGGGGGCCTATCTCCTCGAGGGCGTGGCGCGCCTTCCCGCCACGGCGGATCTTTCTTCCGAGATCCGCTACAGGAACCCGGTGGTGGAAAAGAACTCACTCCATTTTGCCGTTTCCCAGTCCGGGGAGACCATCGACACCCTCTTTGCCCTGCGGGAGCTGCAGCGTAAGGGGGCCAAGGTTCTGGGCATCTGTAATGTGGTCGGATCAACTATCGCCCGGGAATCCGACGGCGGCACCTACATTCACTCGGGACCGGAAATCGCCGTGGCCTCCACCAAGGCCTTTACCAGCCAGATAACGGTGTTCTACCTTTTTACCCTGCTGATGGCCCGGATGCGCCACATGTCATGGGATCAGGGCCTCGAGTTTATCAACGCCCTGGAATCGGTACCCGACAAAGTGGCGAAAGTCCTTGAAGGGACGGAGCACATTCGCTCTCTGGCGGAGAAATACTCCGATGCAAAAAATTTCCTTTTTCTGGGGCGTGGAATCAACTATCCCGTTGCCCTGGAGGGGGCTCTCAAACTGAAAGAGATCTCCTATATTCATGCCGAGGGCTTCAGCTCAGCGGAAATCAAGCACGGTCCCATCGCTCTGATCAACGAGGAAACCCCTTCTGTTTTTATCGTGCCCGATGATCACCTGCGGGACAAGGTAGTTTCCAACATGAAAGAGGTTAAAGCCCGGGACGGCAAGGTGATTGCCCTGGCCGTAGAAGGAGACGCCGAGGTTGCCGCAATAGCCGACGACACCATATTCGTCCCCAAGACCCATGAGCTTTTTTACCCCTATGTGATGGTTGTTCCGCTTCAGATGTTTGCCTATTACATGGCTCTGAAGCTGGGGAGGGATGTTGATCAGCCGAGAAATCTGGCGAAAAGTGTCACCGTGGAGTAG
- a CDS encoding RpiB/LacA/LacB family sugar-phosphate isomerase → MKRVIIANDHGAIEIKQKLVKHLESRGYRVDNLGVDSEESVDYPDMAKEACERFLSDGDYEFGVVCCGTGIGISIAANKVKGIRCALPQNIFAARMGREHNNANFIAFGGRIDYWEPVEKMLDAFIDGDFAGDRHARRVDKIMGLENR, encoded by the coding sequence ATGAAGAGAGTAATTATCGCCAATGATCACGGCGCAATAGAGATCAAACAGAAGCTGGTAAAACATCTTGAGAGCAGGGGATACAGGGTTGATAACCTTGGTGTGGACTCCGAGGAGTCGGTGGATTATCCCGATATGGCAAAGGAGGCCTGCGAACGCTTCCTGTCCGACGGCGACTATGAGTTCGGAGTCGTCTGCTGCGGAACCGGAATCGGCATATCCATAGCGGCCAACAAGGTTAAGGGTATCCGCTGTGCGCTGCCCCAGAACATTTTCGCCGCACGAATGGGCAGGGAGCATAACAACGCCAACTTCATAGCCTTCGGTGGCCGCATCGACTACTGGGAACCGGTGGAAAAGATGCTGGACGCCTTTATCGACGGCGATTTTGCCGGAGACCGCCACGCCCGCAGGGTCGACAAGATCATGGGGCTTGAGAACCGCTGA
- a CDS encoding vWA domain-containing protein — protein MGVWKVYLAMVLGFGISLLWADPLEIAPEQLVITQSLDGGYDLYVQAVPGRGSVLLTESTEDPERETASYAYRNPEYHRANGDEKRLLNGVFLEETRGHSLVDSTPEEHPELGQAFHIFIPYLVLYGYPWTRSGEVQVLDGTYLSIRAFEKPFADYTAGFRDNPFVLKVIQKPFEGPPEGNYMDATVEAYREISDAGRGKLIYSRGEDDILEKIAGIIDEAPGRSMDLVLALDTTQSMTNDMPHLRKSLVPLLREKSKGFDSLRVGVVLYKDYDEEYVTDVYPFQAGGVETVQRILDRIRVYGGRDIPEAVYEALYAGIHSYPWSAERRLIVLVGDAPPHPRPRGKVTKEMVYEDAESRDVELYTIILPQ, from the coding sequence ATGGGAGTATGGAAAGTATATCTGGCCATGGTGCTTGGTTTCGGGATCTCACTTTTGTGGGCCGATCCTCTGGAAATAGCCCCGGAGCAGCTTGTAATTACCCAGAGCCTTGACGGCGGTTATGACCTGTATGTTCAGGCGGTACCCGGGCGCGGTTCTGTTCTTTTAACGGAATCGACTGAAGATCCCGAACGGGAGACTGCGAGTTACGCCTACCGCAATCCGGAATATCACCGGGCCAATGGGGATGAAAAACGCCTTCTGAACGGTGTGTTTCTCGAAGAAACCCGTGGTCACTCCCTTGTTGATTCCACCCCGGAAGAGCATCCTGAACTGGGGCAGGCTTTTCACATATTCATTCCCTATCTTGTGCTGTACGGGTACCCCTGGACCAGGTCCGGGGAGGTACAGGTGCTGGACGGAACCTACCTGAGTATCCGGGCATTTGAAAAACCCTTTGCCGACTATACCGCTGGGTTCCGGGACAACCCCTTTGTCCTGAAGGTGATCCAGAAACCCTTTGAGGGTCCACCGGAGGGTAATTATATGGATGCCACCGTGGAGGCCTACCGGGAGATCAGTGATGCAGGCAGGGGAAAGCTTATATATTCACGGGGAGAAGATGACATTCTGGAAAAGATTGCCGGAATTATCGATGAGGCTCCGGGACGCAGCATGGACCTGGTGCTGGCCCTTGATACGACCCAGAGCATGACCAACGATATGCCTCATCTTCGAAAGAGTCTGGTCCCGCTGTTGCGGGAAAAGTCCAAAGGCTTTGATTCCCTGCGTGTGGGGGTTGTCCTGTACAAGGATTACGACGAGGAGTATGTTACCGATGTCTATCCTTTTCAGGCCGGCGGGGTGGAAACAGTACAGCGGATTCTGGATCGCATTCGGGTGTACGGCGGCCGAGATATTCCCGAGGCAGTCTATGAAGCCCTGTATGCGGGCATCCATTCCTATCCATGGAGTGCCGAACGGAGGCTGATTGTGCTGGTGGGAGATGCTCCCCCTCATCCGCGACCCCGGGGAAAGGTGACCAAGGAAATGGTCTACGAGGATGCGGAAAGCCGGGATGTTGAGCTGTATACGATTATTCTACCCCAATAG
- a CDS encoding outer membrane protein assembly factor BamD, whose protein sequence is MKHGIAVLSALLIMVFISSCISVPAPEDIPEDLSPMEYFQRAQEAVAQRNDYETALVYYQTFKERHPEDLQGNVEADYEIAFLHYKKGEYAASKAMFNEIIARYETEQASRLKEWPLILSRKVLAKIEAAEISIGVE, encoded by the coding sequence ATGAAACACGGAATCGCGGTACTCTCTGCCCTGCTTATAATGGTATTCATCTCGTCCTGTATCAGTGTTCCGGCACCGGAAGATATCCCTGAGGACCTGTCTCCCATGGAATATTTTCAGCGGGCCCAGGAAGCGGTAGCCCAGCGAAACGACTACGAAACTGCCCTGGTATACTACCAGACCTTCAAGGAACGTCACCCTGAGGATCTGCAGGGAAATGTGGAAGCGGATTACGAGATCGCCTTTCTTCATTACAAGAAGGGAGAATACGCGGCGTCCAAAGCCATGTTCAATGAAATAATCGCCCGCTACGAAACCGAACAGGCTTCACGACTCAAGGAGTGGCCCCTGATCCTTTCCCGCAAGGTGCTGGCAAAGATCGAGGCCGCTGAAATATCTATTGGGGTAGAATAA
- a CDS encoding glycogen/starch/alpha-glucan phosphorylase, protein MENNRPSIPTRQGHDTESIAWGYAEHLKFTLGVDRYSSSNYDRYMALALTVRDRLMNQWMKTQQTHYKQKVKRVYYLSLEFLIGRSMGNNVINMHLQPAVEEALSELGYSWEELREEEIDAGLGNGGLGRLAACFLDSLATLNLPSFGYGLRYDFGIFRQQIENGWQVEQPDDWLRRGNPWEIERPDIVVPVHFGGRVDTIVERGRRKYHWVDTTPVLGIAFDTPIVGFGGETVNTLRLWSARAAEEFDFSEFNEGDYVEAVAAKVSAENLTKVLYPNDKLYLGKELRLKQQYLFVACSLADIVRRFKKGGHSWREFPDYAAIQLNDTHPSLAVPELMRILIDENQLDWDTAWDITIKSLGYTNHTLMPEALEKWPVPMLEKLLPRHLQIIYDINHHFLQRVSIAFPGDMQRLNRMSIVEEGDTKQIRMAHLSIVGTHSTNGVAALHTDLLRSRVVPEFAELYPERFNNKTNGITQRRWLLKSNPALSSLITEHIGEDWITDMTRLKKLAPLAEDAAFRKRFEEVKQEAKERLAEVLAADHGFVINPGSIYDVQIKRIHEYKRQLLNALHIVMLYNRIRKGETKNLIPRTFLFAGKAAPGYQLAKLIIKLINNISVVVNGDPVASRYLRVYFIPNYRVSLAEKIFPAAEVSEQISTAGTEASGTGNMKFMCNGALTLGTLDGANIEIIDEVGRENAFIFGLTAEEVADLRPRYSPFDLYNGDKEIKAAVDLLFSGNFNFSEPGIFEPLRRALFDQGDFYMHLADLRSYADAQKQVQELYRNRDDWNRKAILNIAHSGNFSSDRTIRQYAEDIWNVQPCPVDTEHDPINTLEEARK, encoded by the coding sequence GTGGAAAACAATCGTCCTTCCATTCCTACCCGTCAGGGACATGACACGGAATCCATTGCCTGGGGCTACGCCGAACACCTCAAGTTTACCCTTGGCGTGGACCGTTACTCATCGTCAAATTACGACAGATATATGGCCCTGGCCCTGACGGTCAGGGACAGACTCATGAACCAGTGGATGAAGACCCAGCAGACCCATTACAAGCAAAAGGTAAAGCGGGTCTACTATCTCTCTCTTGAGTTCCTTATCGGTCGTTCCATGGGCAACAATGTAATCAACATGCACCTTCAACCGGCGGTTGAAGAGGCCCTGAGCGAGCTGGGCTACAGCTGGGAAGAGCTGCGGGAGGAGGAGATCGATGCGGGTCTCGGAAACGGAGGCCTCGGCCGTCTGGCCGCCTGTTTCCTCGATTCCCTGGCGACCCTGAACCTCCCCTCCTTCGGATACGGCCTGCGCTACGATTTCGGGATATTCCGACAGCAGATAGAGAACGGCTGGCAGGTGGAACAGCCGGACGACTGGCTTCGCCGGGGGAACCCCTGGGAAATAGAACGACCGGACATAGTGGTCCCGGTACACTTCGGCGGACGGGTGGATACCATCGTTGAACGGGGCCGGCGAAAATACCACTGGGTGGACACCACACCGGTTCTGGGCATAGCCTTCGACACACCCATCGTCGGTTTCGGAGGAGAAACCGTCAATACCCTGCGGCTCTGGAGCGCCAGGGCTGCCGAGGAGTTCGATTTCAGCGAGTTCAATGAAGGCGACTACGTCGAAGCTGTGGCCGCAAAGGTCAGTGCGGAAAACCTTACCAAGGTGCTTTACCCCAATGACAAGCTCTATCTCGGCAAGGAGCTGCGGCTCAAACAGCAGTACCTCTTCGTCGCCTGTTCCCTGGCCGATATCGTACGGCGTTTCAAGAAGGGAGGACATTCCTGGAGAGAGTTCCCCGACTACGCGGCGATTCAGCTGAACGACACCCATCCCTCCCTGGCAGTGCCTGAACTGATGCGCATTCTGATCGATGAAAACCAGCTTGACTGGGATACGGCATGGGACATCACCATCAAATCCCTGGGCTACACCAACCACACCCTGATGCCGGAGGCCCTTGAAAAGTGGCCGGTTCCGATGCTGGAGAAACTCCTGCCCCGGCATCTGCAGATCATCTACGACATCAACCACCATTTTCTCCAGCGGGTATCCATCGCCTTCCCGGGAGACATGCAGCGCCTGAACCGGATGAGTATTGTGGAAGAGGGAGACACCAAGCAGATCAGAATGGCCCACCTCTCCATCGTGGGAACCCACTCCACCAACGGGGTTGCGGCCCTTCATACCGACCTGCTGCGCAGCCGGGTGGTGCCGGAGTTTGCGGAGTTGTATCCGGAACGCTTCAACAACAAGACCAACGGAATTACCCAGCGACGATGGCTCCTGAAATCGAATCCAGCACTTTCCTCACTGATCACTGAGCACATCGGTGAAGACTGGATTACCGACATGACCCGGCTGAAGAAACTCGCTCCCCTGGCGGAGGATGCGGCTTTCCGAAAACGCTTTGAAGAGGTAAAGCAGGAGGCAAAAGAGCGTCTGGCGGAGGTACTCGCCGCTGATCACGGATTCGTCATCAATCCCGGATCAATCTACGATGTGCAGATAAAACGTATTCACGAATACAAGAGGCAGCTTCTGAATGCCCTGCACATTGTCATGCTCTATAACCGCATCAGGAAGGGGGAAACCAAAAACCTGATTCCCCGGACCTTCCTTTTTGCCGGTAAGGCGGCACCGGGTTATCAGCTGGCAAAGCTCATAATCAAGCTGATCAATAACATCAGCGTGGTGGTCAACGGAGACCCTGTGGCCAGCAGGTATCTGCGGGTCTACTTTATTCCCAACTACCGGGTCTCCCTGGCGGAAAAGATCTTTCCCGCCGCCGAGGTTTCAGAACAGATATCCACTGCAGGAACCGAGGCCTCCGGTACCGGAAACATGAAGTTCATGTGCAACGGTGCCCTTACCCTGGGTACCCTGGACGGTGCGAATATCGAGATTATCGACGAGGTGGGCAGGGAAAACGCCTTTATCTTCGGGCTGACCGCGGAAGAGGTGGCCGACCTGCGTCCCCGCTACTCCCCCTTTGACCTGTACAACGGGGACAAGGAAATAAAAGCGGCGGTGGACCTGCTGTTTTCAGGAAATTTCAACTTTTCCGAGCCGGGAATATTCGAGCCTCTGCGCCGGGCCCTCTTCGATCAGGGGGATTTCTACATGCACCTTGCGGATCTCAGGTCCTACGCGGACGCCCAGAAGCAGGTCCAGGAACTCTACCGTAACCGGGACGACTGGAACCGGAAAGCGATACTCAATATTGCCCATTCGGGGAATTTTTCCTCAGACCGGACCATCCGACAATATGCCGAGGATATATGGAACGTACAGCCCTGTCCGGTGGACACCGAGCACGACCCCATCAATACTCTGGAGGAGGCGCGGAAATAA
- a CDS encoding homoserine dehydrogenase, with protein sequence MKRPSAVAILGCGTVGGATAALLLSQRSMLAAKTGLDIELRYIVDKDFSHAESLNLDPGLFETELDKVLADPDVLAVVELIGGTGIARTLTEKILRAGKRVVTANKALLAKHGAELMAVAREAGVSISFEASCGGGIPILRALYDGILPNRIDAFYGIVNGTCNYILTEMMQKGNSYQEALKEAQEAGLAEADPTLDVTGGDSAHKLAIMSSLAFAQRVDLESVPVQGIDSLKLIDLNFGRELGYVVKLLAIAQSEEDGLALRVRPAFISTEHPLAWVSGPFNAVSVYGHAVGHTMYYGRGAGGSPTASAVTADIISSCMGTADTVFSTLNIWPDRTKKAVLLPQEDIQGRYYVRLMVEDQPGVFAQIAGILGENQISLSSVLQKEPYNDKADAVPVVITTHSVREGNLRTALAALDKLPVVREPSICIEILDEHEEIFA encoded by the coding sequence ATGAAACGCCCCTCCGCTGTCGCCATTCTTGGCTGCGGCACTGTCGGCGGCGCAACCGCCGCCCTGCTTCTGAGCCAGCGTTCAATGCTCGCCGCCAAGACCGGTCTTGATATTGAACTGCGCTACATTGTGGACAAGGATTTTTCCCACGCTGAATCCCTGAACCTGGATCCCGGTCTCTTTGAGACCGAACTGGACAAGGTCCTTGCGGATCCGGATGTGCTTGCTGTAGTGGAATTGATAGGAGGAACCGGGATTGCCCGGACCCTTACCGAAAAGATCCTGAGAGCCGGAAAACGGGTTGTTACAGCAAACAAGGCGCTTCTGGCAAAACACGGCGCCGAACTCATGGCCGTTGCCAGAGAAGCCGGCGTTTCCATCTCCTTTGAGGCCTCCTGCGGCGGGGGAATACCGATTCTGCGGGCACTATACGACGGGATTCTCCCCAACCGGATCGACGCCTTCTACGGTATAGTCAACGGAACCTGCAACTATATCCTTACCGAGATGATGCAGAAGGGAAACAGTTACCAGGAGGCCCTCAAGGAGGCCCAGGAGGCAGGCCTGGCGGAGGCCGATCCCACCCTGGACGTTACCGGGGGAGACTCTGCCCACAAGCTGGCCATCATGTCGTCCCTGGCATTCGCCCAGCGGGTGGACCTGGAATCTGTCCCGGTACAGGGGATTGATTCCCTCAAGCTTATCGACCTGAATTTCGGCCGGGAACTCGGCTATGTAGTCAAGCTGCTCGCAATTGCCCAGAGCGAAGAAGATGGCCTCGCCCTGCGGGTCCGGCCTGCGTTCATATCCACCGAACACCCCCTGGCCTGGGTTTCCGGACCCTTTAACGCAGTCAGCGTATACGGCCATGCGGTGGGACACACCATGTACTACGGACGCGGAGCAGGCGGCAGCCCGACGGCAAGCGCTGTTACGGCGGATATCATCTCCAGCTGTATGGGAACCGCGGACACGGTCTTCTCGACCCTGAACATCTGGCCCGACAGGACAAAGAAGGCCGTCCTCCTGCCACAGGAGGACATCCAGGGCCGATACTACGTGCGTCTGATGGTGGAAGACCAGCCGGGAGTGTTTGCCCAGATAGCCGGGATTCTCGGAGAAAACCAGATAAGCCTTTCTTCGGTGCTCCAGAAAGAGCCCTACAACGACAAAGCCGATGCCGTTCCCGTGGTAATAACCACCCACAGTGTACGGGAAGGAAACCTGCGAACGGCCCTGGCCGCCCTGGACAAGCTGCCCGTCGTCCGCGAACCGAGCATCTGCATTGAAATACTCGATGAACACGAGGAAATATTCGCGTAA
- a CDS encoding methyl-accepting chemotaxis protein, which yields MNVLQESTRQELAGKLNDLIETTEAVYTHIAEEYPKMLQEFDSGFTDADRQISLIAAEGGNGLDALHMIMDNTKGCIQQTHSSFSSLSSSDNSLLDMLKQSIKRLDTLEELIAAITFNTEEMELISLNAMVVALKAGQEGGGFSHVTDELRRISAKTISEAKNLTTEGKQIQSYFEEVQRTADMITQEQDRIFYSFGDKLFSYFSTIEERLTRIVNFFKTLRTRADDIRQPLIRMMEAVQTQDIIRQTVDQISITLDKIQSIDDSHNGNGREDWLLDELTFLEQVANLGSYLLENIAAAITENSETFVSSIEEVKKAVETIEHERDIFISRQIEGESRDDGIYDLFHQSENELGAMLKNTRKVPKLKQNMRTTNSAFLGRIQGLEEGFQKFTTLVGRFRNIHVAARIEVAKRQILKGMQSTVQEMRNLTDRIFSDVESALETTKEFIETAQEAEEGFRDSYRQETDLVSSFTLEIQRLYGKLKDTNDEIVRTMQGFTLFNLKFRELFGSTDADRERLAGLSQQARSIMEIFERTAHSAASRKAQILNERGQEKWEIREQRLQEIVNQFTIYAHKARAGEIGGFSVETGTQEGAVTFF from the coding sequence GTGAATGTACTTCAGGAATCTACCAGACAAGAACTTGCCGGCAAGCTGAACGACCTCATCGAAACTACCGAGGCTGTCTATACCCACATAGCGGAAGAGTATCCGAAGATGCTGCAGGAGTTCGACAGCGGATTTACCGACGCGGACAGACAGATCAGCCTCATAGCGGCGGAAGGCGGCAACGGACTCGACGCTCTGCACATGATTATGGACAATACGAAGGGCTGTATTCAGCAGACCCACAGCTCCTTTTCTTCTCTGAGCAGTTCCGACAACAGCCTGCTCGATATGCTGAAACAGAGTATCAAACGTCTTGATACCCTGGAGGAGCTCATCGCCGCCATCACCTTCAATACCGAGGAGATGGAGCTCATCTCCCTCAACGCCATGGTAGTCGCCCTGAAGGCGGGACAGGAAGGCGGCGGGTTTTCCCATGTTACCGATGAGCTGAGGCGGATCTCCGCTAAAACCATATCAGAGGCGAAAAACCTGACCACCGAGGGAAAACAGATACAATCCTATTTTGAGGAAGTCCAGAGAACCGCCGATATGATAACCCAGGAACAGGATAGAATATTCTACAGTTTCGGCGACAAGCTCTTCAGTTACTTCTCCACCATCGAAGAACGCCTTACCAGGATCGTGAATTTCTTCAAGACCCTGCGCACCCGGGCGGACGATATCCGGCAGCCCCTTATCCGGATGATGGAAGCTGTTCAGACCCAGGACATTATCCGGCAGACGGTGGACCAGATCAGCATAACCCTGGACAAGATCCAGAGCATCGATGACTCTCATAACGGCAACGGCCGGGAGGACTGGCTGCTGGACGAACTGACCTTTCTCGAACAGGTGGCCAATCTCGGCTCATACCTTCTTGAGAATATCGCCGCGGCGATCACCGAGAATTCCGAGACCTTTGTTTCCAGCATTGAAGAGGTAAAAAAGGCCGTCGAGACCATAGAACACGAACGGGACATCTTCATTTCCCGGCAGATCGAGGGCGAATCCAGGGACGACGGCATCTACGACCTGTTTCACCAGTCGGAAAACGAGCTGGGGGCCATGTTAAAGAACACCCGCAAGGTCCCGAAGCTGAAACAGAACATGCGCACCACCAACTCCGCGTTTCTCGGCCGCATCCAGGGACTGGAAGAGGGCTTTCAGAAGTTCACCACCCTTGTCGGACGTTTCAGGAACATTCATGTTGCGGCACGCATAGAGGTCGCCAAGCGGCAGATACTCAAGGGAATGCAGTCTACGGTCCAGGAGATGAGGAACCTTACGGACCGCATTTTTTCCGACGTGGAGAGCGCCCTGGAGACAACCAAGGAGTTCATAGAGACTGCCCAGGAAGCGGAGGAAGGCTTTCGCGACTCCTATCGCCAGGAAACCGACCTTGTATCCTCTTTCACCCTGGAGATTCAGCGCCTCTACGGAAAACTGAAGGATACCAACGACGAGATTGTCCGTACCATGCAGGGGTTCACCCTTTTCAACCTCAAATTCCGGGAACTCTTCGGTTCCACCGACGCAGACAGAGAACGACTGGCCGGACTCAGTCAGCAGGCCAGATCCATCATGGAAATCTTCGAACGCACCGCCCATTCCGCCGCCTCCCGCAAAGCCCAGATCCTCAATGAGCGGGGACAGGAAAAATGGGAAATCCGGGAGCAACGGCTGCAGGAGATCGTCAACCAGTTTACCATCTACGCCCACAAGGCACGGGCCGGAGAGATCGGCGGCTTCTCGGTGGAAACCGGAACCCAGGAAGGTGCAGTAACGTTTTTCTAG